Proteins encoded together in one Orbaceae bacterium lpD01 window:
- a CDS encoding class I adenylate cyclase: MQFDKDKLNDELLKLADLRRERALIGMSDHYQFVFKILPCLFHFHSPQLPGYESDDVVHGIADYSPDTAILAQLNIQLDSDAAASHAIPRIAGLYSMGSTSSLGQSESSDLDIWICIEQPLSNDEKSKLLRKCQLIEAWAKTLDVELLFFIVDINRFRNNYHDCLIGDNCGSAQHILLLEEFYRTANLLAGKLLLWFRVPPDLIIDGIQYPNYESCIEVLVNSKAINPDKWIDFGSLISLSAQEYFGASLWQLYKSIDSPYKAVLKSLLLEAYSWEYPQTQFIAQQMKQQLHAFKLDHFYLDPYYMMLEKVTHYLLAIDDHERLELARQCFYIKINEKLSLKASSLNWRRQILQTLVSQWGWDNNKLMHLDSCQQWKITQVRQVYNDLLNAMMTSYRNLLSFGRRNNLDSLISPQDLAVLTRKLYATYEVLPGKVSIINPNISTELAEQALTFIHVNEDRVNRVGWYVYDKEPNMKYTTGSKYLEFSPSLLKLVAWCYFNNLIMAKTSLFLWDNGKRDDSKLLQLIADLTAYFPIKVPAATEEALSGSFEIRHLAMIINLEQDPTENLSSSVEDLEPLSIDVLNYGEGEISLIGSIDLLYRNSWNEIRTLHFTGQSSVLDALQTLLNLMHKNSDVPDSLAIFCYSQHLQSTITQQLETLTKRCVELRLSSTQQNLVKFKPLRFAGKSWGLFFERLGVSVHRFDNTVDFYGAISNNKLQGTALNILDNANELPEAIDSVACEGIIQFFFEDTKAGFDLYILNEFNQIEIYRQCDGSKHRMIKDVNEFYTLSDDRFTFASSSSVNFNLPQFYEIIVNNDGKRQVIPFV; the protein is encoded by the coding sequence ATGCAATTCGACAAAGACAAACTAAATGATGAACTATTAAAGTTGGCTGATTTAAGGCGTGAACGTGCTTTGATCGGAATGTCTGATCATTATCAGTTTGTTTTTAAAATACTTCCCTGTCTATTTCATTTTCATTCACCTCAATTACCTGGATATGAGAGTGATGATGTAGTACACGGCATTGCTGATTATTCTCCCGATACCGCCATCTTAGCACAATTGAATATTCAACTTGATTCAGATGCAGCTGCCTCTCATGCTATTCCTAGAATTGCTGGTTTATATTCAATGGGAAGTACCAGCTCATTAGGTCAGTCGGAAAGTTCAGATTTAGATATTTGGATCTGTATTGAACAGCCACTTTCAAATGATGAAAAAAGTAAGTTGCTGCGAAAATGTCAGTTAATCGAAGCATGGGCAAAAACATTAGATGTCGAATTACTTTTCTTTATTGTCGACATTAATCGTTTTCGTAATAACTATCATGATTGCTTAATCGGGGATAATTGTGGTTCTGCACAGCATATTTTACTGCTTGAAGAGTTTTATCGTACCGCTAATTTGTTAGCGGGTAAATTATTATTGTGGTTTCGTGTGCCACCTGATTTGATTATTGACGGTATCCAATATCCTAATTATGAGTCCTGTATTGAAGTCTTAGTTAATAGCAAAGCCATCAATCCTGATAAGTGGATTGATTTTGGGTCGTTAATCTCGCTTTCTGCTCAAGAGTATTTTGGTGCCAGCCTATGGCAACTTTATAAAAGTATTGATTCGCCTTATAAAGCAGTACTAAAATCACTCTTATTAGAAGCTTATTCATGGGAATATCCCCAGACCCAATTTATTGCGCAGCAAATGAAGCAGCAGCTTCATGCATTCAAATTAGATCATTTTTATCTTGATCCCTACTATATGATGCTTGAAAAGGTGACGCACTATTTGCTGGCCATAGATGATCATGAACGCTTAGAATTAGCCCGACAGTGTTTTTATATTAAAATTAATGAGAAGTTATCTCTTAAAGCGTCTTCGCTCAATTGGCGACGACAGATTTTACAAACGCTGGTCAGCCAATGGGGATGGGATAACAATAAACTCATGCACTTAGATAGCTGCCAACAATGGAAAATTACCCAGGTTCGTCAGGTTTATAACGATTTACTCAATGCGATGATGACCAGTTATCGAAATTTGCTCAGTTTTGGACGTCGTAATAATTTGGACTCGTTAATTAGCCCACAAGATCTGGCCGTTCTTACCCGAAAATTGTATGCAACCTATGAGGTACTACCCGGTAAAGTCTCGATTATTAATCCAAATATCTCGACTGAACTTGCTGAGCAAGCTTTAACCTTTATTCATGTTAATGAGGATAGAGTAAACCGCGTTGGTTGGTATGTTTATGATAAAGAACCTAATATGAAATACACTACTGGGAGCAAATATCTGGAGTTTAGTCCTTCTTTATTGAAGCTTGTCGCCTGGTGTTATTTTAATAATTTAATTATGGCCAAGACTTCACTCTTTTTATGGGATAATGGTAAACGGGACGACAGCAAGCTATTGCAGTTAATTGCGGACTTAACGGCTTATTTCCCAATCAAGGTACCTGCAGCAACAGAAGAAGCATTATCGGGCTCTTTTGAGATTCGCCATCTTGCCATGATAATTAATTTAGAGCAGGACCCGACTGAAAATTTATCCTCTTCTGTTGAGGATCTTGAGCCATTATCGATAGATGTTTTGAATTATGGTGAAGGCGAAATCAGCTTGATTGGCTCGATTGACTTATTATATCGTAACTCATGGAATGAGATTAGAACACTTCACTTCACAGGTCAATCAAGTGTACTCGATGCGCTGCAGACGCTCTTGAATTTAATGCATAAAAATTCTGATGTGCCCGATTCTTTGGCGATTTTCTGCTATAGCCAACATCTTCAGTCGACGATTACTCAGCAACTAGAAACGCTAACTAAAAGGTGTGTTGAGCTACGACTGAGTTCAACGCAGCAGAATCTTGTTAAATTTAAACCGTTGCGTTTTGCTGGTAAATCCTGGGGACTGTTTTTCGAACGGCTTGGTGTTTCCGTTCATCGTTTTGATAATACTGTTGATTTTTATGGGGCAATTTCAAATAATAAATTGCAAGGCACGGCATTGAATATATTAGATAATGCCAATGAGCTCCCTGAAGCGATTGATAGTGTGGCTTGTGAAGGTATTATTCAGTTCTTTTTTGAGGATACCAAAGCGGGTTTTGATCTTTATATACTGAATGAATTCAATCAGATCGAGATTTATCGTCAATGTGATGGCAGTAAACATCGTATGATAAAGGACGTGAATGAGTTTTATACTTTATCCGACGATCGCTTTACTTTTGCCTCGAGCTCGTCGGTTAATTTCAATTTACCACAATTTTATGAAATCATTGTTAATAATGATGGTAAACGTCAAGTTATTCCTTTTGTTTAA
- the ybgF gene encoding tol-pal system protein YbgF, whose amino-acid sequence MLKKYSVIFALLSTSFMAHAVSTSELERIVTAQGQLLTEYQQQITDLEQEVDVLRGQLQETTYKLDQTIERQKSILQQMAADSTTNAASSSANQTNNQATESSTTTGLSDWKPTGNDKNDYNYIVSFILQGKEKKNAIVALQQFVKTYPKSVYQANANYWLGQVNYGLAQKNDASYYFAYVIKNYPQSAKASESMYKLGLILLEQGEKVKAKTIFQQVIAQYPKDAAIVNQAKQQLANLQ is encoded by the coding sequence ATGTTAAAAAAATATAGTGTTATTTTTGCTCTGTTATCGACCTCATTTATGGCTCATGCGGTATCTACATCAGAATTAGAGCGTATTGTGACAGCGCAAGGTCAGCTATTAACTGAATATCAGCAACAAATTACTGATTTAGAGCAAGAGGTGGATGTATTAAGAGGGCAGTTACAAGAAACGACCTATAAACTCGATCAAACGATTGAACGACAAAAATCTATTCTCCAACAAATGGCGGCTGACTCGACCACTAATGCTGCATCATCCTCGGCAAACCAAACTAATAATCAAGCTACCGAATCGTCAACAACGACCGGTTTGAGTGACTGGAAGCCAACTGGCAATGATAAAAATGATTATAACTATATCGTCAGCTTTATATTGCAAGGTAAAGAGAAAAAAAATGCTATTGTAGCACTTCAGCAATTTGTCAAAACCTATCCAAAATCGGTTTATCAGGCCAATGCTAACTACTGGTTAGGTCAAGTCAATTATGGATTAGCACAAAAAAATGATGCTTCTTACTACTTTGCTTATGTGATTAAAAACTATCCTCAATCGGCTAAAGCTAGCGAGAGCATGTATAAATTAGGTCTGATTTTGTTGGAACAAGGTGAAAAAGTAAAAGCTAAAACAATTTTTCAGCAAGTTATCGCTCAATATCCAAAAGATGCTGCGATCGTTAATCAGGCGAAGCAGCAATTGGCTAATTTGCAGTAA
- the pal gene encoding peptidoglycan-associated lipoprotein Pal, translating into MQFSKLVKGLLIALPVIAITACSSTNSGSEDSNAGATTTSANGWALNTSASTSAQLQQLQNQNTIYFDFDKYDIKPDFAQVLDNHATFLRGNPSFTIVIEGHADERGTPEYNIALGERRANAVKAYLQGRGVSASQIKIVSYGKEKPSVLGHTESAYAKNRRAVIVY; encoded by the coding sequence ATGCAATTTTCTAAATTGGTTAAAGGATTATTAATCGCATTACCTGTGATTGCTATCACAGCATGTTCATCAACAAATAGTGGTAGTGAGGATAGTAATGCCGGTGCAACAACCACCAGTGCTAATGGATGGGCTTTAAACACCTCAGCTAGCACCAGTGCACAACTACAGCAATTACAAAATCAAAATACCATCTATTTTGATTTTGATAAATACGATATTAAACCGGATTTTGCGCAAGTATTAGATAACCATGCCACATTTTTACGTGGCAATCCATCCTTCACTATTGTGATTGAAGGTCATGCGGATGAGCGTGGAACACCTGAATATAATATCGCTTTAGGTGAACGTCGTGCTAATGCGGTTAAAGCTTATTTACAAGGTCGTGGCGTTTCAGCTTCGCAGATAAAGATTGTGTCTTACGGTAAAGAGAAACCTTCAGTATTAGGTCATACTGAAAGTGCGTATGCTAAAAATCGTCGCGCAGTTATTGTTTACTAA
- the tolB gene encoding Tol-Pal system beta propeller repeat protein TolB gives MKSLYKITIGCLLLCLSIASYADVRIVITDGVNTAKPIAIVPFKWSGVGEAPLNIDEVIAADLRNSGQFNPIKTSDMPKMPETPSAVNAQDWRKLGIDAVVIGSIQPGNDGNYLITYQMVDTLNTPGAILSQNQYSVAKRWLRYAAHTASDEIFETLTGKKGAFRTRIAYIVKTTNSKFTDELRIADYDGYDQIVVHKSTEPLMSPAWSPDGKKLVYVTFEGGHSSLVMKTLETGALETIAAFPQHNGAPAFSPDGRKLAFALSKDGSLNIYVMDMQTRNITRVTSGRSNDTEPSWMPDNQTLVYTSDQAGRPQLYTININGGTPQRLTWDGLQNQDPSVSPDGRFVAMITTTPNGQFINRYDFDTGAYQILTNTFLDETPSVSPNSMMIIYSSTQGLGSILNLVSADGRFKATLPATDGQVRFPAWSPYL, from the coding sequence ATTAAATCTCTATACAAAATAACAATAGGATGTCTGTTGTTGTGTTTAAGTATAGCCAGTTATGCTGACGTGAGAATTGTTATCACTGATGGTGTAAATACAGCTAAGCCTATCGCAATTGTTCCCTTTAAGTGGAGTGGTGTTGGTGAAGCGCCGCTTAATATTGATGAAGTGATTGCTGCCGATTTGCGTAATAGTGGTCAATTTAATCCAATTAAAACCAGTGATATGCCGAAGATGCCTGAAACACCTTCAGCAGTAAATGCACAAGATTGGCGTAAATTGGGTATTGATGCTGTTGTCATTGGTAGTATTCAGCCAGGTAATGATGGTAATTATCTTATTACCTATCAAATGGTCGATACCTTGAATACTCCTGGTGCGATTTTATCTCAAAACCAGTATTCTGTGGCTAAGCGTTGGTTACGATATGCCGCTCATACGGCGAGTGACGAAATTTTTGAGACACTAACGGGTAAGAAAGGGGCTTTCCGTACTCGAATAGCTTATATTGTGAAGACAACCAATAGCAAATTTACCGATGAGTTACGCATTGCTGATTATGATGGATACGATCAAATCGTCGTGCATAAATCAACTGAACCTCTAATGTCGCCAGCATGGTCTCCTGATGGTAAAAAACTGGTTTATGTGACATTTGAGGGGGGGCACTCATCACTTGTGATGAAAACATTAGAAACCGGTGCTCTGGAAACAATTGCGGCATTTCCTCAACATAATGGTGCGCCCGCATTTTCGCCGGATGGTCGTAAACTGGCATTTGCACTATCTAAAGATGGCAGCCTGAATATTTACGTTATGGATATGCAAACCCGCAATATTACTCGAGTGACCTCTGGTCGGAGTAATGATACGGAACCTTCGTGGATGCCAGATAATCAGACATTGGTTTATACCTCAGATCAGGCCGGGCGTCCGCAATTATATACGATTAATATCAATGGTGGCACACCACAACGTTTAACCTGGGATGGTTTGCAAAATCAGGATCCGAGTGTATCACCTGATGGTCGTTTTGTGGCTATGATCACAACAACACCAAATGGACAATTTATCAATCGCTATGATTTTGATACGGGTGCTTATCAGATTTTAACCAATACTTTTTTAGATGAAACTCCGAGTGTTTCACCTAATAGCATGATGATTATTTATAGTTCGACACAAGGGCTTGGTTCTATTTTAAATTTAGTTTCAGCTGATGGTCGTTTTAAAGCCACGTTACCTGCAACTGATGGTCAGGTTAGATTTCCAGCCTGGTCACCATATTTGTAG
- the tolA gene encoding cell envelope integrity protein TolA yields the protein MSKKNTPKLRLSVIFSIALHLGVLALLAYSAFISISPVVGDNGNAVDAIMVDPKIVTEQYQRQMQQKTAVQEAEKQRQQQSEQRAKELQDKQAQEQQRIKDLEKERLAALSKRQEEAAAAQAAQEAKQQAEAAAAQAKMQLEEQQKQILLAQQKAEQEAKLRAAQALAEKQRIEKERAAAEAEKQKAVAEAQKAKVEADNLKQKAAEESNRQAAVNDILGDLTSAKPKVQQGVSSAEKDRYISLVNNAIKNKFLNANSYIGKSCSIKLTIARDGLLLSVSGTDGDPVLCREAISAAKSAVIPKPATDALYQEVKNMDIVFTPR from the coding sequence ATGTCAAAAAAGAATACACCTAAACTCAGATTATCAGTTATTTTTTCAATAGCTTTGCATTTAGGCGTACTGGCATTACTTGCATACAGCGCATTTATTTCTATTTCACCGGTTGTCGGTGATAATGGCAATGCTGTTGATGCCATTATGGTTGATCCTAAGATCGTGACCGAACAGTATCAGCGTCAAATGCAACAAAAAACAGCGGTGCAAGAGGCTGAAAAACAGCGACAACAACAATCAGAACAACGCGCCAAAGAGTTGCAAGATAAACAGGCGCAGGAGCAGCAGCGTATCAAGGATTTGGAAAAAGAACGCTTAGCGGCGTTATCCAAGCGACAAGAAGAGGCAGCTGCAGCGCAAGCCGCTCAGGAAGCGAAACAACAAGCAGAAGCTGCCGCTGCTCAGGCAAAAATGCAGCTTGAAGAACAGCAAAAACAAATATTATTGGCACAACAAAAAGCCGAACAAGAGGCCAAGTTAAGAGCGGCGCAAGCACTCGCTGAAAAGCAACGTATAGAAAAAGAAAGAGCCGCCGCCGAAGCGGAAAAACAGAAAGCGGTTGCTGAGGCCCAGAAAGCGAAAGTCGAAGCGGATAACTTAAAGCAAAAAGCAGCAGAAGAGTCAAACAGACAAGCGGCAGTTAATGATATTTTAGGTGATTTAACCTCAGCTAAGCCTAAAGTACAGCAAGGCGTATCAAGTGCTGAAAAAGATCGTTATATCAGTCTAGTCAATAACGCGATTAAGAATAAATTTTTGAATGCAAACAGCTATATCGGTAAATCCTGTTCAATTAAGCTCACAATAGCCCGAGATGGTTTACTATTAAGTGTATCAGGAACCGATGGTGACCCGGTGTTATGTCGAGAAGCAATTTCAGCGGCTAAGTCGGCCGTTATCCCCAAGCCGGCAACCGATGCTTTATATCAGGAAGTGAAGAATATGGATATTGTATTTACCCCTCGTTAG